In the Geitlerinema sp. PCC 9228 genome, one interval contains:
- a CDS encoding Rne/Rng family ribonuclease has protein sequence MPKQIIIAEQHRIAAVFEADRVQELVVATGTHQVGDIYLGIVENVLPGIDAAFVNIGDPERNGFIHVSDLGPLRLKRSSGAITELLAPQQKALVQIMKEPTGTKGPRLTGNITLPGRYLVLMPYGRGVNLSRRIRQSAERSRLRALAILSKPAGMGMLVRTEAEGMPEEAILEDLEILQKQWENIQQETQTVKAPALLSRDDDFIQRVLREMYSTDVNRIVVDSASGYKRVKQHLVNWNRGKSPRGVSIDQHRERTPVLEYFRVNATIREALKPRVELPSGGYLVIEPTEALTVIDVNSGSFTRSATARETVLWTNCEAATEIARQLRLRNMAGVIVVDFIDMDSRRDQMQVLEQFNNALKADKAKPQIVQLSELGLVELTRKRQGKNIYELFGHTCPTCGGLGHLVRLPGEGDTPAVEPTPATQPEEPLPTIEDRASVEAGSEWQELELLNHPNYQEVGSSSRRRRRRRDDAFGREEETEAPDTSQAPAPPMPSKEKEIVADSAPSVDTSPKEAKETKDFKEPKESKESKEPKEEAYSSRTRPDTRSDKGMPTPSPSSRGDFRRKSRDSKSELPEQVTVEMTPEQQQVYAMMGISPLILADRPVKNPKNAVVTVKTPGEDQGEASWSEAWNDWSNVPASSEAESEEATAAPVSSGEEFQQQPSAEPLHTGSSESRPTPATAESGSSEGSRSEEKPTKTSSNEETEKSTTTDTRRRRRRRSSAS, from the coding sequence ATGCCAAAACAAATAATTATTGCCGAACAGCACCGCATAGCCGCGGTTTTTGAAGCAGATAGGGTACAAGAACTCGTCGTTGCTACAGGAACGCACCAGGTTGGTGACATTTATCTGGGAATTGTCGAAAACGTATTGCCCGGAATTGACGCTGCTTTCGTCAATATTGGAGACCCAGAGAGAAACGGATTTATCCACGTTAGCGACCTAGGTCCTTTGCGACTCAAACGCTCTTCCGGTGCCATTACCGAATTGCTGGCACCGCAACAAAAAGCCCTCGTGCAAATCATGAAAGAGCCCACGGGAACCAAAGGACCACGGCTGACAGGCAACATTACCCTTCCCGGTCGCTATTTAGTGTTAATGCCCTACGGTCGGGGCGTTAACCTTTCCCGTCGGATTCGCCAAAGTGCCGAACGCAGTCGCCTGCGCGCTCTAGCAATTTTAAGCAAACCCGCTGGCATGGGCATGTTGGTACGTACGGAAGCAGAAGGCATGCCCGAAGAAGCCATTCTAGAAGATTTAGAAATTCTGCAAAAACAGTGGGAAAACATCCAACAGGAAACCCAGACCGTCAAAGCCCCGGCGTTGCTCAGCCGCGACGACGACTTTATCCAGCGGGTTCTGCGGGAAATGTACAGTACCGACGTCAACCGCATCGTGGTAGATTCTGCCAGCGGTTACAAACGGGTCAAACAGCATCTGGTGAACTGGAACCGCGGCAAATCTCCCCGGGGTGTATCCATCGACCAGCATCGAGAGCGCACCCCGGTTTTGGAATATTTCCGAGTGAATGCCACCATCCGCGAAGCTCTCAAACCCAGGGTAGAACTACCCTCGGGGGGATATTTGGTCATCGAACCCACCGAGGCACTGACGGTGATCGACGTGAACTCCGGTTCCTTTACCCGGTCGGCAACCGCCCGGGAAACCGTTTTGTGGACCAACTGCGAAGCGGCCACAGAAATTGCTCGCCAGTTGCGTTTGCGAAACATGGCTGGGGTGATCGTGGTGGACTTTATCGATATGGACTCGCGACGGGACCAGATGCAAGTGTTGGAGCAGTTTAACAATGCTTTGAAAGCCGATAAAGCCAAACCCCAAATCGTGCAGCTATCGGAGTTGGGATTGGTGGAACTTACCCGCAAACGCCAGGGCAAAAATATTTACGAGTTGTTTGGGCATACCTGTCCTACCTGCGGCGGTTTGGGACATTTGGTCCGCCTGCCTGGGGAAGGGGATACGCCAGCGGTGGAACCCACCCCAGCGACGCAACCGGAAGAGCCGTTGCCGACCATTGAAGACCGAGCCAGTGTGGAAGCAGGCAGCGAATGGCAGGAGTTAGAACTGCTCAACCATCCCAACTATCAGGAAGTGGGCAGCAGCAGTCGCCGTCGCCGCCGTCGTCGGGATGATGCCTTCGGTCGCGAGGAGGAAACGGAAGCACCGGATACTTCCCAAGCTCCTGCGCCGCCCATGCCAAGTAAAGAAAAGGAAATTGTGGCGGATAGTGCTCCCAGTGTCGATACTTCGCCGAAAGAGGCAAAAGAAACGAAAGACTTTAAAGAACCGAAGGAATCGAAGGAGTCGAAGGAACCCAAAGAAGAAGCTTACAGTTCCCGCACTCGCCCGGATACCCGTTCGGATAAGGGCATGCCAACGCCTTCTCCTTCTTCGCGGGGAGATTTTCGCCGCAAGTCCCGCGATTCCAAGAGCGAACTACCAGAACAGGTGACGGTGGAAATGACCCCGGAACAGCAGCAGGTGTATGCCATGATGGGGATTTCGCCTTTGATTCTGGCAGACCGACCGGTGAAGAATCCCAAGAATGCGGTGGTTACGGTGAAGACCCCAGGTGAAGACCAGGGTGAAGCAAGCTGGTCGGAGGCGTGGAACGATTGGTCGAACGTCCCTGCTTCGTCAGAGGCGGAATCTGAGGAAGCGACGGCTGCTCCGGTTTCTAGTGGGGAGGAGTTCCAGCAGCAGCCCTCTGCAGAACCCCTCCATACGGGATCCAGCGAATCTCGCCCCACACCAGCAACGGCAGAGTCGGGCAGCAGTGAGGGGTCGCGTTCGGAGGAGAAACCCACCAAGACGAGTAGCAACGAAGAAACGGAGAAAAGTACCACTACCGATACCCGTCGCCGCCGTCGCCGTCGCTCTTCTGCTAGTTAG
- a CDS encoding TIGR03960 family B12-binding radical SAM protein, with translation MTVAIKQLLTPEIAQPARYLGNERGAFHKPWQSTNVHWVLSYPEIYELGASNVGHVMLYSILNAQPRQMCDRAYLPGRDMIEKLRSQNIPLFALESKQAVRDFDIVGFNLSYELGATNILEMLELAHIPLTWKEREAREEYPLVFAGGQTATSNPEPYAEFLDFIALGDGEELLPEIGLVMEEAKAAGWSRAETLLELAQVPGVYVPKFYDMAEDGAVHPNRSDVPARPIRRNAAPMPSYAISLVPYVQTVHDRLTVEIRRGCTRGCRFCQPGMLTRPARDVEPEKVVETVEKGMRATGYNEFSLLSLSCSDYLSLPAVGTEIHNRLQGENISLSLPSQRIDRFDENIANTIGGTRKTGLTFAPEAGTQRMRDIVNKGIANEDLLNGIKEAVRQGWEKVKLYFMIGLPGETDADVMGIAETVRWLQRECRLPNRKRLQFNITISNFTPKPHTPFQWHSVSTAEFERKQEMLRQEFRHMKAVKANFTDVRISAMEDFVGRGDRRLSSVVRRAWELGAGMDAWWENLDQAFHAWTQAIEEAGLSWKYRQVENGEWNVFDSQTSRENKQLHEIPLPWDHINTGIDKKWLQEDLQRALEAVTVPDCSFDACSHCGVCTPEFGHNVVAPAPPIPKFAGHQKPSQEKAMRLRVWFGKYDNMALIGHLDLMRLFDRAVRRAALPISFTGGYHPGPRISPAQALSLGATGSGEVLDFELTQPMAPEAFLKQLQQELPENLPLYAAREVPLDAPSATQLTEKAEYRLVVAAGENTAASWQQWVAAINNSSELWWQKTTKSGKTKWINLRDRLFELELLDTAPAENPPTATLRYVGSCRNDGNMLRPEHLVMMLEQVSQQEVRLQHTHRQQVILAANEPATSPPNYVTGNKPLPLC, from the coding sequence GTGACAGTCGCAATTAAACAACTACTGACACCGGAAATCGCCCAACCTGCCCGCTATCTGGGCAACGAACGTGGTGCCTTCCACAAACCTTGGCAAAGCACCAACGTCCACTGGGTACTTTCCTACCCAGAAATTTACGAACTGGGCGCTTCCAACGTTGGGCACGTCATGCTGTACAGCATTTTAAACGCCCAACCGCGCCAGATGTGCGATCGCGCCTACCTGCCCGGTAGGGACATGATCGAAAAACTGCGATCGCAAAACATCCCCCTATTCGCCTTAGAATCCAAGCAAGCCGTACGAGACTTTGACATTGTCGGCTTCAACCTAAGCTACGAACTGGGGGCTACCAACATCCTGGAAATGTTGGAACTTGCGCACATTCCCCTAACCTGGAAAGAACGGGAAGCCAGGGAAGAATACCCTCTGGTTTTTGCCGGCGGTCAAACCGCCACCTCCAATCCCGAACCCTACGCCGAATTTTTGGACTTCATTGCCCTAGGCGACGGCGAAGAGCTGCTGCCAGAAATTGGTCTGGTGATGGAAGAAGCCAAAGCCGCTGGTTGGTCGCGTGCGGAAACCCTGCTGGAGCTAGCTCAAGTTCCCGGCGTCTACGTACCGAAATTCTACGACATGGCCGAAGATGGTGCCGTTCATCCCAATCGCTCGGATGTACCCGCACGCCCCATACGCCGCAACGCCGCCCCCATGCCCAGCTACGCCATTAGTTTGGTTCCCTACGTGCAAACCGTACACGACCGCCTAACCGTTGAAATTCGGCGCGGTTGCACCCGTGGGTGCCGTTTCTGCCAGCCCGGCATGCTCACCCGCCCAGCCCGAGATGTAGAGCCGGAAAAAGTAGTAGAAACGGTGGAAAAAGGCATGCGGGCAACTGGCTACAACGAATTTTCCCTACTATCACTGAGCTGTTCCGACTATCTATCCCTGCCGGCGGTGGGAACGGAAATTCACAATCGCCTTCAGGGGGAAAATATTTCCCTATCCTTACCCAGCCAACGCATCGATCGCTTCGATGAGAACATTGCCAATACCATCGGCGGCACCCGCAAAACGGGCTTGACATTTGCCCCCGAAGCTGGTACGCAACGCATGCGCGATATCGTCAACAAGGGAATTGCCAACGAAGACCTCCTCAACGGTATCAAAGAAGCGGTACGGCAAGGCTGGGAAAAAGTCAAGCTCTACTTTATGATTGGCTTGCCCGGGGAAACCGATGCCGACGTAATGGGCATTGCCGAAACCGTGCGCTGGCTGCAACGGGAATGCCGCTTGCCCAACCGCAAGCGACTGCAATTTAACATTACCATTTCCAACTTTACCCCCAAACCCCACACGCCATTTCAATGGCACTCCGTTTCCACCGCAGAATTTGAACGCAAGCAAGAGATGCTGCGTCAGGAATTTCGCCACATGAAAGCGGTGAAAGCCAACTTCACCGACGTGCGCATTTCCGCCATGGAAGACTTTGTCGGCAGGGGCGATCGCCGTTTGTCTTCTGTGGTTCGCCGGGCATGGGAACTCGGTGCTGGCATGGATGCCTGGTGGGAAAATTTAGACCAAGCCTTCCACGCTTGGACCCAAGCCATTGAAGAAGCTGGTTTGAGCTGGAAATATCGCCAGGTAGAAAACGGCGAGTGGAACGTATTTGACAGTCAAACCTCCCGCGAAAACAAGCAGCTGCATGAAATTCCCCTGCCCTGGGACCACATCAACACCGGCATTGATAAAAAATGGTTGCAAGAGGACCTGCAACGGGCACTCGAAGCGGTGACCGTGCCCGACTGTTCCTTCGACGCTTGCTCCCACTGCGGCGTTTGTACCCCCGAATTCGGTCACAACGTTGTGGCCCCAGCCCCGCCGATTCCCAAATTTGCCGGCCACCAAAAACCTAGCCAGGAAAAAGCCATGCGGCTGCGGGTTTGGTTTGGTAAATACGACAATATGGCGTTAATCGGTCACTTGGACCTGATGCGATTATTCGACCGTGCCGTGCGTCGGGCGGCACTGCCTATTAGTTTCACCGGTGGCTACCATCCCGGTCCGCGGATTTCCCCTGCCCAAGCCCTCTCGTTGGGAGCTACTGGCAGCGGCGAAGTGCTGGATTTTGAACTGACCCAACCCATGGCACCGGAGGCATTTTTAAAGCAGCTGCAGCAAGAACTGCCTGAGAACCTGCCCTTATATGCGGCGCGCGAAGTTCCCCTGGATGCGCCTTCAGCAACCCAACTTACCGAGAAGGCGGAATATCGCCTTGTCGTAGCAGCTGGGGAAAATACCGCAGCCTCATGGCAGCAGTGGGTGGCGGCCATTAACAACAGCAGCGAACTCTGGTGGCAGAAAACCACCAAATCTGGGAAAACCAAATGGATTAACCTGCGCGATCGCTTGTTTGAATTAGAGCTGCTGGACACCGCGCCCGCCGAAAACCCACCAACCGCCACCCTGCGATATGTAGGCAGCTGCCGTAACGACGGCAACATGCTGCGTCCGGAACACTTGGTCATGATGTTGGAACAAGTAAGCCAACAAGAAGTGCGATTGCAGCACACCCACCGCCAGCAAGTGATTCTGGCAGCCAACGAACCCGCCACATCTCCCCCCAACTACGTCACCGGCAACAAACCACTGCCGCTTTGCTAA
- a CDS encoding LL-diaminopimelate aminotransferase — protein sequence MQFAKRLEKIPPYLFAHLNRKKNELIQQGVDIINIGVGDPDRCPPSPILEAIHTAVDRTDTHNYPPYNGTAEFRGAAAAWMARRFGVTLDPQTELLASLGSKEAIHNTFLAFVDPGDFTLLPDPGYPVYRTSTIFAGGEAFFLPLLPEKGFLPELQAIPETVAQQAKLLWVNYPNNPTGAIASLDFFTELVNFCRHYNILLCHDHAYSEMAYDGYQPPSILEIPHAKEIAVEFHSLSKTYNMTGWRIGFVAGNATAIRGISQVKTNVDSGVFKAIQEAATAALSTSPLPQLQNTLQTYQKRRDILIEGLRSLGWQLEPPKATLYVWTPVPAGYTSIEFSNMMLEKCGILVPPGSGYGNYGEGFFRISLTAPTSRLTEAIQRMEEAGVYYQ from the coding sequence ATTCAGTTTGCCAAACGTTTGGAAAAAATTCCGCCCTATTTATTTGCCCATCTCAATCGCAAAAAAAACGAATTAATCCAACAAGGCGTTGATATTATCAATATAGGAGTAGGAGATCCCGATCGCTGTCCGCCTTCCCCAATTTTAGAAGCGATCCATACAGCCGTTGACCGCACCGACACCCACAATTACCCCCCCTACAACGGCACCGCAGAGTTTCGGGGAGCTGCCGCTGCTTGGATGGCGCGTCGTTTTGGCGTCACCCTCGACCCACAAACGGAACTGCTAGCCTCCCTCGGGTCAAAGGAAGCCATTCATAACACCTTTTTGGCTTTTGTAGACCCAGGAGATTTCACGCTCCTGCCAGACCCCGGCTATCCTGTTTACCGCACATCCACAATTTTTGCTGGTGGCGAAGCCTTTTTCCTCCCCTTGCTGCCAGAGAAGGGATTTCTACCAGAGCTGCAAGCCATTCCCGAAACCGTTGCCCAGCAAGCCAAACTCCTGTGGGTCAACTATCCCAACAATCCCACCGGTGCGATCGCTTCTTTAGATTTTTTCACAGAACTGGTAAACTTTTGCCGGCACTACAATATTTTGCTGTGCCACGACCACGCCTACTCGGAGATGGCTTACGACGGCTACCAACCTCCCAGCATTTTAGAAATTCCCCACGCCAAAGAAATCGCTGTAGAATTCCATAGCCTCTCCAAAACCTATAACATGACCGGCTGGCGAATCGGGTTCGTTGCCGGCAACGCCACCGCCATTCGCGGCATCAGCCAAGTCAAAACCAACGTCGATTCCGGCGTTTTCAAAGCCATCCAGGAAGCTGCCACCGCTGCCTTGTCCACCTCACCCTTGCCGCAACTGCAAAATACTTTACAAACCTACCAAAAAAGACGCGATATCCTCATAGAAGGACTGCGATCGCTGGGATGGCAGCTAGAGCCCCCCAAAGCCACCCTCTATGTTTGGACGCCAGTGCCCGCCGGCTATACCTCCATAGAATTTTCCAATATGATGCTAGAAAAATGCGGCATTTTGGTCCCGCCAGGCAGCGGTTACGGCAACTACGGCGAAGGCTTTTTCCGTATTTCCCTCACTGCGCCCACTTCTCGGCTGACTGAAGCTATCCAGCGGATGGAGGAGGCTGGAGTTTACTATCAGTAG
- a CDS encoding cytochrome b6-f complex subunit PetN, with the protein MDILSIGWAALLAMFTFSIALVVWGRSGW; encoded by the coding sequence ATGGATATTCTGAGTATTGGCTGGGCTGCTTTGCTAGCCATGTTCACCTTCTCGATTGCCCTTGTGGTTTGGGGACGTAGCGGCTGGTAA